CAATATTTGTCTACATTTCCGGCCTTTTACTTCTCAACAAAAAAGAAAAAGGGTTGAAATTTTCACTAATCTGCCAGATTTTGACACTATTCAGCATTAAGAACGCACGGGTCTATTTTCGACCATCAATGATCATACAGTTCAATTTCAGTATTAAATTTGGGGATTCGGCTATTGGGATAAATATCATTGCATTGATTTTTGCAATTTTGATTTTTAAAACAATGACAAGCCAGCCCAACAACTTAATCAACCGGACGGAAAATACGTCTGTGCAAAATTGAGAAACCAAAAATTGCGGTGGTGACCGAACCTTCACGTCGCCGCCGGTTATCATGAACCGTTGGCTGCAGGGATAAGGGCAATGAATCCTGAAGATTTTTGGGCTCCATATGAGAAGGAGATAACATCATTCGATGACCTTTATAATGTAATTGAAGCTGTATTTAAAAAGTGGTCATCTAAGAATAAATTATTTGCTTGGAGGGGGAATGTAGATGCAAGGTGGCCATTGCATTCATCACTGTATAGAAGGCTGTATTGGACAAGAGGTGCGTTGCCGGACGAGAGAGAATTGTATAAAAAAGAAGGCGATATCCTTAAGGATGTACATCGTTGGGGGCTTCATGTTTCAACCAATGTAGGCAGGCTATCTGTTCTGAACCAACTTGCTGCATTGCAGCATTATGGTGCTCCTACCAGAATGATTGACGTTACATTTAATCCATGGATTGCCGCATGGTTTGCGGTAGAAAAGAAATGGGACAATGGTGGTGAGGTTTATGAGGATGTAGATGCGCGTTTGTTTGCAATTGATGTTACAAATAGATTAATAAATGAAAATGATGAATTCAGAAAATGGGAAGATAATTTCAAAAGACCTTGGCCCAAGCCAGCAGCTCAGAATGCGAACGACGAAGAAAAGAAAATCTATAGAACTTGGTGCACGAAAGTTTTTGCGTGGAAGCCACCTCGCTTTGACAGTCGGATAGCTGCTCAGAATGGGGGATTTATTTTTGGTGGTGTCCCTATGAGTCAGGGGCCAGAAGGTCCAAACCAGTGGCCCAAGGATGGAGCCGGATACTGGAGAATACATGAAGTAAGGCAAGCTACA
This portion of the Geothermobacter ehrlichii genome encodes:
- a CDS encoding FRG domain-containing protein, which gives rise to MNPEDFWAPYEKEITSFDDLYNVIEAVFKKWSSKNKLFAWRGNVDARWPLHSSLYRRLYWTRGALPDERELYKKEGDILKDVHRWGLHVSTNVGRLSVLNQLAALQHYGAPTRMIDVTFNPWIAAWFAVEKKWDNGGEVYEDVDARLFAIDVTNRLINENDEFRKWEDNFKRPWPKPAAQNANDEEKKIYRTWCTKVFAWKPPRFDSRIAAQNGGFIFGGVPMSQGPEGPNQWPKDGAGYWRIHEVRQATSLSIRPHKLNASRGGVTQDAVYTFRIKSEAKESIRMQLEKNFGYKHSTIYPDFTGFSLFGTPELKTRP